One Cynocephalus volans isolate mCynVol1 chromosome 5, mCynVol1.pri, whole genome shotgun sequence DNA window includes the following coding sequences:
- the PFDN6 gene encoding prefoldin subunit 6: MAELIQKKLQGEVEKYQQLQKDLSKSMSGRQKLEAQLTENNIVKEELALLDGSNVVFKLLGPVLVKQELGEARATVGKRLDYITAEIKRYESQLQDLERQSEQQRETLAQLQQEFQRAQAAKAGAPGKA; encoded by the exons ATGGCTGAGCTGATCCAGAAGAAGCTTCAGGGAGAGGTGGAGAAATATCAACAGCTCCAGAAGG actTAAGTAAATCCATGTCAGGGAGGCAGAAGCTTGAGGCACAACTAACAGAAAATAATATCGTGAAGGAG GAACTGGCCCTGCTGGATGGGTCCAACGTGGTCTTTAAACTTCTGGGTCCCGTGCTGGTCAaacaggagctgggggaggctcGGGCCACAGTGGGAAAGAGGCTGGACTATATCACAGCTGAAAT TAAGCGATATGAATCCCAGCTCCAGGACCTCGAACGGCAGTCAGAGCAACAGAGGGAGACCCTTGCTCAGCTGCAGCAGGAGTTCCAGAGGGCCCAGGCAGCAAAGGCAGGGGCTCCTGGGAAGGCCTGA
- the RGL2 gene encoding ral guanine nucleotide dissociation stimulator-like 2 — translation MLPRPLRLLLDTSPPGGVVLSSFRSRDPEQGGDPGGRVVGGGQEEEEEEEEEEAPVSVWDEEEDGATFTVTSRQYRPLDPLAPTPPPRSTRQLRAGTLEALVRHLLDTRTSGADVTFTSAFLATHQAFTSTPALLGLVVDRLEALESHPADELERTTGVAIFVLSTWLASHPKDFGSEVKGQLDRLESFLLRTGYAAGEGVGGDSADLIRNLRSRVDSQAPDLPKPLALPGDTPADPTDVLVFLADHLAEQLTLLDAELFLNLVPSQCLGALWGHRDRPGHSHLCPSVRATITQFNKVAGTVVSSVLGATSTGEGPGEVTIRPLRPPQRARLLEKWIRVAEECRLLRNFSSVYAVVSALQSSPIHRLRASWGEAARDTLRVFSSLCQIFSEEDNYSQSRELLLQEVKLQPPLEPHSKKAPRSGSRGGGVVPYLGTFLKDLVMLDAASKDELENGYINFDKRRKEFAVLSELRRLQNECRGYDLRPDPDIQQWLQGLRPLTEAQSHRVSCEVEPHGTSDPPAPRVLRPTLVISQWTEVLGSVGGPTPLVSWDRPSVGGDEVPGTPAPLLTRLAQHMKWPSVSSLDSALESSSSLHSPADPSHLSPPTSSPRPSRGHRRSASCGSPLSGDTEGASRGIGCGGGESGPGASDCQIIRVQMELGEDGSVYKSILVTSQDKAPSVISRVLKKNNRDSAVVSEYELVQLLPGERELTIPPSANVFYAMDGASHDFLLRQRRRLSTATLGLASGPSASGTPPSEGGGGSFPRIKATGRKIARALF, via the exons ATGCTCCCGCGGCCCCTGCGGCTGCTTTTGGACACGAGCCCCCCCGGGGGAGTCGTGCTGAGCAGCTTCCGAAGCCGAGACCCGGAACAGGGTGGGGACCCAGGTGGCCGGGTCGTGGGCGGGggtcaggaggaagaggaggaggaggaagaagaagag GCCCCTGTGTCAGTCTGGGATGAGGAAGAGGATGGTGCCACCTTTACTGTCACAAGCCGCCAGTATCGGCCTCTTGATCCCTTG GCTCCCACTCCTCCCCCACGTTCCACCCGACAACTCCGAGCTGGCACTCTGGAGGCGCTGGTTAGACACCTGCTGGACACCCGGACATCAGGGGCTGATGTGACCTTCACATCAGCCTTCCTGGCCACTCACCAGGCTTTCACCTCCACACCTGCCCTGCTTGGGCTTGTGGTTGACAG GCTGGAAGCCCTTGAATCTCATCCTGCTGATGAACTAGAGAGGACAACAGG TGTAGCCATCTTTGTACTGTCAACCTGGCTGGCCTCTCACCCCAAGGATTTTGGCTCTGAGGTCAAGGGTCAGCTTGACCGTCTTGAGAGCTTCTTGCTTCGGACAGGGTATGCAGCAGGGGAGGGTGTTGGGGGGGACAGCGCTGACCTCATCCGCAACCTCCGGTCCCGGGTCGACTCCCAGGCCCCTGACCTTCCTAagcccctggccctccctggCGATACCCCTGCTGACCCCACGGATGTACTGGTGTTCCTCGCTGACCACTTGGCCGAACAGCTGACCCTGCTAGATGCG GAGCTGTTTCTCAATTTGGTCCCCTCTCAGTGCCTGGGGGCCCTGTGGGGTCACAGAGACCGGCCAGGACATTCCCACCTCTGCCCATCTGTCCGAGCTACTATAACACAGTTCAACAAGGTGGCAGGGACAGTGGTTAGCTCTGTCCTGGGAGCCACTTCAACTGGAGAGGGGCCTGGGGAGGTGACCATACGGCCACTTCGTCCACCCCAGAGGGCCCGGCTCCTGGAGAAGTGGATCCGTGTGGCAGAG GAGTGCCGACTGCTCCGAAACTTCTCTTCAGTTTATGCTGTTGTATCGGCTCTGCAGTCTAGCCCCATCCACAGGCTTCGGGCATCCTGGGGGGAAGCAGCCAG GGATACCCTCAGAGTCTTTTCTAGCCTCTGCCAGATTTTCTCCGAGGAGGATAATTATTCCCAGAGCCGGGAGCTACTCTTGCAG GAGGTGAAGCTACAGCCCCCTCTGGAGCCGCACTCCAAGAAGGCCCCGAGGTCTGGCTCCCGGGGTGGG GGTGTGGTCCCATACCTTGGCACCTTCCTGAAGGACCTGGTGATGCTGGATGCAGCCTCCAAGGATGAGCTGGAG AATGGATACATCAATTTTGACAAGCGGAGAAAG GAGTTTGCTGTCCTTTCTGAGTTGCGGCGGCTCCAGAATGAATGTCGTGGCTATGACCTCCGACCTGACCCTGATATCCAGCAGTGGCTACAGGGGCTCCGGCCACTGACAGAGGCCCAGAG TCACCGTGTGTCCTGTGAGGTGGAGCCACATGGTACCAGTGATCCTCCTGCTCCGCGGGTGCTTCGTCCAACGCTGGTCATCTCGCAGTGGACAGA AGTTCTGGGCTCTGTTGGGGGCCCCACCCCCCTTGTGTCCTGGGACCGGCCAAGTGTGGGGGGAGATGAGGTACCTGGAACCCCTGCTCCTCTGCTGACCCGGCTGGCCCAG CACATGAAGTGGCCATCTGTCTCATCTCTGGACTCGGCTCTGGAAAGCAGTTCATCCCTGCACAGTCCGGCTGACCCCAGCCACCTCTCCCCACCAACCTCCTCCCCTAGGCCTTCTCGAGGTCACCGCCGCTCAGCCTCCTGTGGCTCCCCACTGAGTGGGGATACAGAAGGGGCCTCTAGGGGGATtggatgtgggggaggggaatcTGGGCCAGGGGCCTCTGATTGTCAAATCATCCGAGTCCAAATGGAGCTGGGAGAAGACGGCAGTGTGTACAAGAGCATCTTG GTGACAAGCCAGGACAAGGCTCCAAGTGTCATCAGTCGTGTCCTGAAGAAAAACAATCGTGATTCTGCAGTGGTTTCGGAGTATGAGCTGGTACAGCTGCTACCAGGGGAGCGAG AGCTGACCATCCCACCCTCGGCTAATGTCTTCTATGCTATGGATGGAGCTTCACACGATTTCCTCCTCCGGCAGCGGCGAAGGCTCTCTACTGCTACGTTGGGCCTTGCCAGTGGCCCCTCTGCTTCAGGAACTCCCCCAagtgagggaggagggggctccTTTCCCAGGATTAAGGCCACAGGGAGGAAGATTGCACGGGCACTGTTCTGA
- the TAPBP gene encoding tapasin isoform X1, which yields MKPLSLLLVVALGLVTAASAGPTVIECWFVEDAGGGGLAKRPAALLLRQGPEGPPSRPDLDPKLYLSLHDPAGALQAALRRYPRGAPAPHCEMSRFFPLPASANWASGLTPEQSCPRALDGAWLMVSMSSSVFSLSSLLRPQPEPQQEPVLITMATVVLTVLTHTPAPRIRLGQDAMLDLSFAYMPTTPEATSSLAPGPPPFGLEWRRQHLGKGHLLLAATPGLSRQMPAAQEGAVAFAAWDDDEPWGPWTGNGTFWLPAVQPFQEGTYLATVHLPYLQGQVTLELAVHKPPKVSLMPAPLVWAVPGEEPPELLCLVSHFYPSEGLEVQWELRGGLQGGSQNAGGQRWLSTLRHHSDGSVSLSGHLRLPPVTAEQHGARYVCHVYHPSLPASGRSAEVTLEVAGFSGPSLEDGIGLFLSAFLLLGFIKVLGWVVAYLSIRKDSKEKKAQ from the exons ATGAAGCCCCTGTCCCTGCTCCTCGTTGTGGCCTTGG GCCTGGTGACCGCCGCCTCGGCAGGACCCACGGTGATCGAGTGCTGGTTCGTGGAGGATGCGGGCGGGGGCGGACTGGCCAAGAGACCCGCTGCACTGCTGCTGCGCCAGGGACCAGAAGGACCGCCGTCCCGGCCGGACCTCGACCCTAAGCTCTACCTCAGCCTGCACG ACCCTGCCGGCGCTCTCCAGGCTGCCCTCAGGCGGTACCCCCGGGGCGCCCCCGCGCCACACTGCGAGATGAGTCGCTTCTTCCCGCTTCCTGCCTCAGCGAATTGGGCCAGCGGCCTGACCCCGGAGCAGAGCTGCCCTCGGGCCCTGGACGGGGCTTGGCTGATGGTCAGTATGTCCAGCTCGGTCTTCAGCCTCTCCAGCCTCTTGCGACCACAGCCGGAGCCTCAACAGGAGCCTGTTCTCATCACCATGGCAACAG TGGTGTTGACTGTCCTCACCCACACCCCTGCCCCTCGAATCCGACTGGGACAAGATGCTATGCTGGACTTGAGTTTCGCCTACATGCCCACAACCCCTGAGGCCACCTCATCTCTGGCCCCAGGCCCCCCTCCCTTTGGGCTGGAGTGGCGACGCCAGCATCTGGGTAAGGGACATCTGCTCCTGGCTGCAACTCCTGGTCTGAGTAGGCAGATGCCGGCAGCCCAAGAGGGGGCAGTGGCATTTGCTGCTTGGGATGATGATGAGCCGTGGGGTCCATGGACCGGGAATGGGACCTTCTGGCTGCCTGCAGTGCAGCCCTTTCAAGAGGGCACCTATCTTGCCACTGTACACCTGCCATACCTACAAGGACAAGTCACCCTGGAGCTTGCTGTGCACA AGCCCCCCAAAGTGTCCCTGATGCCAGCACCCCTTGTATGGGCTGTCCCAGGGGAGGAACCCCCGGAATTACTCTGCCTTGTTTCCCACTTCTACCCTTCTGAGGGCCTGGAGGTGCAGTGGGAGCTCCGGGGTGGCCTACAGGGTGGCTCTCAGAACGCCGGGGGGCAGAGGTGGCTTTCCACCCTGCGCCACCATTCAGATGGCTCTGTCAGTCTCTCCGGGCACCTGCGGCTGCCCCCGGTCACCGCCGAGCAGCATGGGGCACGCTATGTGTGTCATGTCTACCACCCCAGCCTGCCAGCCTCTGGTCGCAGCGCCGAGGTCACCCTGGAGGTGGCAG GCTTCTCCGGGCCCTCCCTGGAGGACGGCATAGGCCTTTTCCTGTCCGCCTTTCTCCTCCTCGGATTCATCAAGGTGCTGGGCTGGGTCG TTGCCTACCTGTCCATTCGCAAGGATTCAAAGGAGAAG AAAGCCCAGTGA
- the TAPBP gene encoding tapasin isoform X2 produces MKPLSLLLVVALGLVTAASAGPTVIECWFVEDAGGGGLAKRPAALLLRQGPEGPPSRPDLDPKLYLSLHDPAGALQAALRRYPRGAPAPHCEMSRFFPLPASANWASGLTPEQSCPRALDGAWLMVSMSSSVFSLSSLLRPQPEPQQEPVLITMATVVLTVLTHTPAPRIRLGQDAMLDLSFAYMPTTPEATSSLAPGPPPFGLEWRRQHLEPPKVSLMPAPLVWAVPGEEPPELLCLVSHFYPSEGLEVQWELRGGLQGGSQNAGGQRWLSTLRHHSDGSVSLSGHLRLPPVTAEQHGARYVCHVYHPSLPASGRSAEVTLEVAGFSGPSLEDGIGLFLSAFLLLGFIKVLGWVVAYLSIRKDSKEKKAQ; encoded by the exons ATGAAGCCCCTGTCCCTGCTCCTCGTTGTGGCCTTGG GCCTGGTGACCGCCGCCTCGGCAGGACCCACGGTGATCGAGTGCTGGTTCGTGGAGGATGCGGGCGGGGGCGGACTGGCCAAGAGACCCGCTGCACTGCTGCTGCGCCAGGGACCAGAAGGACCGCCGTCCCGGCCGGACCTCGACCCTAAGCTCTACCTCAGCCTGCACG ACCCTGCCGGCGCTCTCCAGGCTGCCCTCAGGCGGTACCCCCGGGGCGCCCCCGCGCCACACTGCGAGATGAGTCGCTTCTTCCCGCTTCCTGCCTCAGCGAATTGGGCCAGCGGCCTGACCCCGGAGCAGAGCTGCCCTCGGGCCCTGGACGGGGCTTGGCTGATGGTCAGTATGTCCAGCTCGGTCTTCAGCCTCTCCAGCCTCTTGCGACCACAGCCGGAGCCTCAACAGGAGCCTGTTCTCATCACCATGGCAACAG TGGTGTTGACTGTCCTCACCCACACCCCTGCCCCTCGAATCCGACTGGGACAAGATGCTATGCTGGACTTGAGTTTCGCCTACATGCCCACAACCCCTGAGGCCACCTCATCTCTGGCCCCAGGCCCCCCTCCCTTTGGGCTGGAGTGGCGACGCCAGCATCTGG AGCCCCCCAAAGTGTCCCTGATGCCAGCACCCCTTGTATGGGCTGTCCCAGGGGAGGAACCCCCGGAATTACTCTGCCTTGTTTCCCACTTCTACCCTTCTGAGGGCCTGGAGGTGCAGTGGGAGCTCCGGGGTGGCCTACAGGGTGGCTCTCAGAACGCCGGGGGGCAGAGGTGGCTTTCCACCCTGCGCCACCATTCAGATGGCTCTGTCAGTCTCTCCGGGCACCTGCGGCTGCCCCCGGTCACCGCCGAGCAGCATGGGGCACGCTATGTGTGTCATGTCTACCACCCCAGCCTGCCAGCCTCTGGTCGCAGCGCCGAGGTCACCCTGGAGGTGGCAG GCTTCTCCGGGCCCTCCCTGGAGGACGGCATAGGCCTTTTCCTGTCCGCCTTTCTCCTCCTCGGATTCATCAAGGTGCTGGGCTGGGTCG TTGCCTACCTGTCCATTCGCAAGGATTCAAAGGAGAAG AAAGCCCAGTGA
- the ZBTB22 gene encoding zinc finger and BTB domain-containing protein 22: MEPSPLSPSGAALPLPLSLAPPPLPLPAAAVVHVSFPEVTSALLESLNQQRLQGQLCDVSIRVQGREFRAHRAVLAASSPYFHDQVLLKGMTSISLPSVMDPGAFETVLASAYTGRLSMAAADIVNFLTVGSVLQMWHIVDKCTELLREGRALATTTITTAAATSVTVPGAGVPSGSGATVAPATMGSMRSHASSHASENQSPSSSNYFSPRESTDFSSSSQETFAASAVGSGERRGGGPVFPAPVVGSGGATSGKLLLEADELCDDGGDGRGAVVPGAGLRRPTYAPHSIMPQKHWVYVKRGGNCPAPAPLVPQDPELEEEEEEEDLVLTCEDDEDEELGGGSGVPAGGGPEATLSISDVRTLTEPTDKGEEQVNFCESSNDFGPYEGGGPGAGLDDSGGPIPSSYTPSHPPRPLLPLDMQGNQILVFPSSSSSASQAPGQPPGNQAEHHGAVTPGGTSVGGLGVPGGAGGAPGGTSSGDGNKIFLCHCGKAFSHKSMRDRHVNMHLNLRPFDCPVCNKKFKMKHHLTEHMKTHTGLKPYECGVCAKKFMWRDSFMRHRGHCERRHRLGGAGPGAPTGPALQPKRESSGAGGGSGDEASGATPQSSRSVWSPPSVHKVEMGFNGGGGAN; this comes from the coding sequence ATGGAGCCATCTCCTCTGTCTCCCAGTGGGGCAGCACTCCCCCTGCCTCTATCACTGGCTCCACCCCCACTACCCCTGCCAGCAGCTGCAGTGGTACACGTGTCTTTCCCTGAGGTGACCAGTGCCCTCTTGGAATCCCTCAATCAGCAGCGGCTGCAGGGCCAGCTCTGTGATGTGTCCATCCGAGTGCAGGGCAGGGAGTTCCGGGCTCATCGGGCTGTCCTGGCTGCCTCCTCCCCTTACTTCCATGACCAGGTCCTACTCAAGGGTATGACCTCTATCTCGCTACCCAGCGTCATGGACCCAGGCGCTTTCGAGACTGTCCTGGCTTCTGCTTACACAGGACGCCTCAGCATGGCCGCTGCTGATATTGTCAACTTCCTCACAGTGGGGTCTGTGCTCCAAATGTGGCACATTGTGGACAAGTGCACTGAACTCCTCCGAGAAGGCCGGGCCTTGGCCACGACCACCATCACTACTGCTGCAGCCACCTCTGTCACTGTCCCTGGTGCTGGGGTTCCATCAGGGAGTGGGGCCACCGTTGCCCCCGCCACCATGGGCTCCATGCGTTCCCATGCCTCCAGCCACGCCAGTGAGAATCAGTCTCCCAGCAGCAGCAACTACTTCAGCCCCCGAGAGTCCACTGATTTCTCATCTTCCTCTCAAGAGACATTTGCAGCTTCTGCAGTGGGCAGTGGAGAGCGGCGAGGAGGCGGCCCTGTATTCCCAGCCCCTGTGGTTGGCAGTGGGGGGGCTACATCTGGGAAGCTGCTGCTGGAGGCAGATGAGCTGTGTGATGAtggtggggatgggaggggggCAGTCGTCCCTGGGGCTGGGCTCCGGCGGCCCACCTACGCACCCCACAGCATCATGCCACAGAAACACTGGGTGTATGTGAAGCGGGGTGGAAACTGCCCAGCACCAGCACCCCTGGTTCCCCAAGACCCAgagctggaggaggaagaggaggaggaagacctgGTGTTGACCTGTGAGGATGATGAAGATGAAGAGCTGGGAGGTGGTTCTGGGGTTCCAGCAGGGGGAGGGCCTGAAGCTACCCTCAGCATAAGCGATGTCCGCACCCTGACTGAGCCTACCGACAAGGGGGAGGAGCAGGTCAACTTCTGTGAGTCCTCCAATGACTTTGGCCCCTATGAGGGTGGGGGTCCCGGCGCAGGGCTTGATGACTCAGGGGGGCCCATCCCCTCCTCCTataccccctcccaccctccgAGACCCCTCCTTCCTTTGGACATGCAgggcaaccagatcctggtcttccCATCATCTTCATCCTCCGCCTCACAGGCTCCCGGCCAGCCACCAGGGAATCAAGCCGAACACCACGGGGCGGTGACCCCAGGGGGCACATCGGTGGGGGGCCTGGGTGTGCCAGGTGGCGCTGGCGGGGCCCCTGGAGGGACCAGCAGCGGGGACGGGAATAAGATCTTTCTGTGCCACTGCGGGAAGGCCTTCTCCCACAAGAGCATGCGGGACCGGCACGTGAACATGCACCTCAACCTGCGGCCCTTTGACTGCCCTGTGTGCAACAAAAAGTTCAAGATGAAGCACCATTTGACTGAGCACATGAAGACGCACACAGGTCTGAAGCCCTACGAGTGCGGCGTCTGCGCCAAGAAGTTCATGTGGCGAGACAGCTTCATGCGCCACCGGGGACACTGTGAGCGCCGGCACCGCCTGGGCGGGGCCGGACCCGGGGCGCCCACGGGTCCAGCCTTGCAGCCCAAGAGGGAGTCCTCCGGAGCGGGCGGGGGCAGTGGCGATGAGGCAAGTGGGGCCACGCCCCAGTCCAGCAGAAGTGTTTGGTCCCCACCCAGCGTCCACAAGGTGGAGATGGGCTTCAATGGGGGCGGGGGAGCAAACTGA